A genomic window from Pseudogulbenkiania sp. MAI-1 includes:
- the sbcB gene encoding exodeoxyribonuclease I, with amino-acid sequence MSSHTFFWHDYETFGAVPRQDRPAQFAGIRTDAELNEIGEPVMLYCRPSPDYLPSPEACLLTGITPQLCQHHGVAEHEFAGVIERELATPGTIGVGYNSLRFDDEVTRFLFWRNLIDPYAREWQNQCGRWDLLDLVRATYALRPEGIEWPKHDTGLPSFKLEHLSAANGLAHEAAHDALSDVRATIALARLIRQRQPKLFEFYLGLRKKDAVRHQLSLHAPRPLLHVSGMYGAERGNLAVVWPLAEHPGNKNEVIVWDLAHDPAELRGLGPDAIRQRLFSRSDELPDGVSRLPIKTIHINKSPFVVSNLRVLSAERAAHWGVDLDAVKRHAEAAQALPNLTPVWRKVYQRENGAPADVDENLYGGFVSNNDRRELARLRTLSAAQLAGERPAFEDAQLAEQLFRYRARNFPASLSAAERERWQAWCHSKLIDGAVPGRHRARCLEEIAALEATADERGRALLAAIRQFVDETAPL; translated from the coding sequence ATGTCCTCTCACACCTTCTTCTGGCACGACTACGAGACCTTCGGCGCCGTGCCGCGCCAGGACCGGCCGGCGCAGTTCGCCGGCATCCGCACCGACGCCGAGCTGAACGAGATCGGCGAGCCGGTCATGCTGTATTGCCGCCCCAGCCCGGACTACCTGCCCTCGCCCGAGGCCTGCCTGCTCACCGGCATTACCCCGCAGCTGTGCCAACACCATGGCGTGGCCGAGCATGAATTCGCCGGCGTGATCGAGCGCGAGCTGGCCACGCCGGGCACCATCGGCGTTGGCTACAACTCGCTGCGCTTCGACGACGAAGTCACCCGCTTCCTGTTCTGGCGCAACCTGATCGACCCCTACGCACGCGAGTGGCAGAACCAGTGCGGACGCTGGGACCTGCTCGACCTGGTGCGCGCCACCTACGCGCTGCGTCCCGAGGGCATCGAGTGGCCCAAGCACGACACCGGCCTGCCCAGCTTCAAGCTCGAGCACCTGTCCGCCGCCAACGGCCTGGCACACGAGGCCGCGCACGACGCACTGTCCGACGTGCGCGCCACCATCGCCCTGGCACGACTGATCCGCCAGCGCCAGCCCAAGCTGTTTGAGTTCTACCTCGGCCTGCGCAAGAAGGACGCCGTGCGCCACCAGCTCAGCCTGCACGCCCCGCGCCCGCTGCTGCACGTCTCCGGCATGTACGGCGCCGAGCGCGGCAACCTGGCGGTGGTCTGGCCGCTGGCCGAGCACCCGGGCAACAAGAACGAGGTCATCGTCTGGGACCTGGCGCACGACCCGGCCGAACTGCGTGGACTCGGCCCGGACGCGATCCGCCAGCGCCTGTTCAGCCGCAGCGACGAGCTGCCCGATGGCGTCAGCCGATTGCCGATCAAGACCATCCACATCAACAAGTCGCCGTTCGTCGTGAGCAATCTGCGCGTCCTGAGTGCCGAGCGCGCCGCACACTGGGGCGTCGACCTGGATGCAGTCAAACGCCACGCTGAAGCCGCACAAGCCCTGCCGAACCTGACCCCGGTCTGGCGCAAGGTCTATCAGCGCGAGAACGGCGCACCGGCCGACGTCGACGAGAACCTCTACGGCGGCTTCGTTTCCAACAACGACCGCCGCGAACTCGCCCGGCTGCGCACGCTGTCGGCGGCGCAACTGGCCGGCGAGCGCCCGGCCTTCGAGGATGCGCAACTGGCCGAGCAACTGTTCCGCTACCGCGCCCGCAACTTCCCCGCCTCGCTGTCGGCCGCCGAGCGGGAGCGCTGGCAGGCTTGGTGCCACAGCAAGCTGATCGACGGCGCGGTCCCCGGCCGCCACCGCGCCCGGTGCCTGGAAGAGATTGCCGCCCTGGAAGCGACAGCCGACGAGCGCGGTAGGGCGCTGCTGGCGGCGATCCGCCAGTTCGTCGACGAGACAGCCCCACTCTGA
- a CDS encoding type IV pilin protein has product MKKAWAGFTLIELMIAIVVVAILMSIAIPAYQDYVRRGRINAALAELSQSRVSLEQYYADNRSYAASGTTCGTTPSTVDYFTLACTASGSTGYTLSATGTTAMVGYDYSLNQSNSKSTTQYEGSTVSKSCWLIKGDEC; this is encoded by the coding sequence ATGAAAAAGGCTTGGGCGGGATTCACCCTGATCGAACTCATGATCGCCATCGTCGTGGTGGCCATCCTGATGTCGATCGCCATTCCGGCGTATCAGGACTACGTGCGCCGCGGACGCATCAACGCCGCGCTGGCCGAGCTGTCGCAGAGCCGGGTGAGCCTGGAGCAGTATTACGCCGATAACCGCAGCTATGCCGCCTCCGGCACCACCTGCGGGACCACGCCGTCCACCGTCGACTACTTCACCCTGGCCTGCACTGCCAGCGGCAGCACCGGCTACACCCTCAGCGCCACCGGTACCACGGCGATGGTCGGTTATGACTACAGCCTGAACCAGAGCAACAGCAAGAGCACCACCCAGTACGAAGGCAGCACGGTCAGCAAATCGTGCTGGCTGATCAAGGGGGACGAATGCTGA
- the miaA gene encoding tRNA (adenosine(37)-N6)-dimethylallyltransferase MiaA, which yields MTATPKAILLMGPTASGKTGLALELARHFPAEIISVDSALVYRDMDIGTAKPSREELALVPHHLIDIISPLESYSAAQFHADANRLIDDIAARGKVPLLVGGTMLYFKALIDGLSDMPPADAATRAQLDLEAAKYGWPALHAQLAEADPATAARLEPMDSQRIQRALEVFRLTGKPLSAWHAEGRSQAARFEMLKLALIPHDRAWLHERIALRFRVMLEQFFLDEVIRLRQRYPELTPDLPSMRCVGYRQAWEHLDGHSSYPEFIDRGIAATRQLAKRQLTWLRSMDGIAALDPAEAGVTTQALSACHDFLSASTPHSA from the coding sequence ATGACCGCAACTCCCAAAGCCATCCTGCTGATGGGTCCGACCGCCTCGGGCAAGACCGGACTGGCGCTCGAACTGGCTCGCCACTTCCCGGCGGAAATCATCAGCGTCGACTCCGCGCTGGTCTACCGTGACATGGACATCGGTACCGCCAAGCCCAGCCGCGAGGAGCTGGCACTTGTACCGCATCATCTGATCGACATCATCAGCCCGTTGGAATCCTACTCCGCCGCGCAGTTTCATGCCGATGCCAACCGCCTGATCGACGACATCGCTGCGCGCGGCAAGGTGCCGCTGCTGGTTGGCGGCACCATGCTCTACTTCAAGGCGCTGATCGACGGCCTCTCCGACATGCCGCCGGCCGATGCGGCCACCCGCGCCCAGCTCGACCTCGAAGCCGCCAAATACGGCTGGCCCGCGCTGCATGCGCAACTCGCCGAGGCCGACCCGGCCACCGCCGCGCGCCTGGAGCCGATGGACTCGCAGCGCATCCAGCGCGCGCTGGAGGTCTTCCGGCTGACCGGCAAGCCGCTCTCCGCCTGGCACGCCGAGGGACGCAGCCAGGCAGCCCGCTTCGAGATGCTCAAACTGGCGCTGATCCCGCACGACCGTGCCTGGCTGCACGAACGCATCGCCCTGCGCTTCCGGGTAATGCTGGAACAGTTCTTCCTCGACGAAGTCATCCGCCTGCGCCAGCGCTACCCCGAACTCACCCCCGACCTGCCCTCGATGCGCTGCGTCGGCTACCGCCAAGCCTGGGAGCACCTCGACGGCCACAGCAGTTATCCCGAATTCATCGATAGAGGCATAGCCGCCACCCGACAGTTGGCCAAGCGCCAGCTCACCTGGCTGCGCTCGATGGACGGCATCGCTGCACTCGACCCCGCCGAGGCGGGTGTCACCACCCAGGCCCTGTCCGCTTGCCACGATTTTCTGTCGGCGTCGACACCACATTCCGCTTAA